The Anaplasmataceae bacterium AB001_6 genome has a segment encoding these proteins:
- a CDS encoding ABC transporter ATP-binding protein/permease, whose protein sequence is MKNIKKFSTFSSLRLFIKYVWKSNQKKHKFFIIFAFFMLLLSKIIMVFAPLAYKNIINSISSSPKHIPFLMLLIYGFSRLGTQIFSDLKDVFSSFTEQHIVKKFNIEVLTHLLNLGADFHSNRKTGEIIKKIERSSKAIERIITMSFMIMLPIVIETTIATLFLLIMYQNNIWYTAMILISVLIYITYTLKISDWRADTVKNMAKYDNQMGFQGLDLLINYENVKSFTNEEYELKKYEDFCNKYKKTAIRNKVNLSILNLGQSLIISMCLLPILFLTTYDVLKSIITVGDFVLINTILLQLFIPLNNLGFSYREIRLGLISVLEVFEILNIKPSIIDKHGAQKIEIKNGEIQFDCVTFCYEHERTILDKLSFNIIPKETTAIVGRTGSGKSTISKLLLRLFEPQEGTIKIDNKNICDVTQHSLRSQIAYVSQDITLFNSSFKENIRYGRLDATDEEVFKAAKRAKIHDFIIGTKEGYNSIVGERGIKLSGGEKQRIAIARAIIKNPKIFIFDESTSSLDTRIEKNIQENISEISEGTTTIIIAHRLSTIVAAKQIIVFENGTIIEYGNHKDLIQKQGAYYDMWQAQKNH, encoded by the coding sequence ATGAAAAATATAAAAAAATTTTCAACTTTCTCTTCATTAAGGCTTTTTATTAAATATGTTTGGAAATCAAATCAAAAAAAGCATAAATTCTTTATAATTTTTGCTTTCTTCATGCTGTTGTTATCAAAAATAATAATGGTTTTTGCACCCTTAGCTTATAAAAATATAATTAATAGCATATCAAGTTCACCAAAACATATACCCTTTTTGATGTTATTAATTTACGGTTTTTCTAGATTGGGAACACAAATATTTTCTGATTTGAAAGATGTATTTTCAAGTTTTACAGAACAACATATAGTAAAAAAATTCAACATAGAAGTGTTAACCCACCTTTTAAACCTTGGTGCAGATTTTCATAGCAATAGAAAAACTGGAGAAATCATCAAAAAAATCGAAAGAAGTTCGAAAGCGATAGAAAGAATAATAACAATGAGCTTTATGATTATGCTACCTATAGTAATTGAAACAACAATAGCAACATTATTCTTGCTTATAATGTATCAAAATAATATCTGGTATACAGCTATGATTTTAATATCAGTTCTCATATATATCACATATACACTGAAAATTTCTGATTGGAGAGCAGATACTGTCAAAAATATGGCAAAATATGATAATCAGATGGGTTTTCAGGGTTTAGATTTGCTTATAAATTATGAAAATGTTAAATCTTTTACAAATGAAGAATATGAATTAAAAAAATATGAAGATTTTTGCAATAAATATAAAAAAACTGCCATACGCAATAAAGTAAATCTCTCGATTCTTAACTTAGGGCAAAGTTTGATTATATCAATGTGCTTATTGCCTATTTTATTTTTAACAACATATGATGTTTTAAAAAGCATCATAACAGTTGGAGATTTTGTTTTGATAAATACCATTTTATTGCAATTATTTATCCCATTAAATAATTTAGGTTTTTCATACAGAGAGATACGGCTAGGTCTAATAAGCGTTCTAGAAGTATTTGAAATATTAAATATAAAACCGAGCATAATTGATAAACATGGTGCACAAAAAATAGAAATTAAAAATGGAGAAATTCAATTTGATTGTGTAACATTTTGTTATGAACATGAACGCACAATTTTAGATAAATTATCATTCAACATTATTCCAAAAGAAACAACAGCTATTGTAGGCCGTACTGGTTCTGGAAAATCAACAATATCAAAATTATTATTGAGATTATTTGAACCTCAAGAAGGAACAATAAAAATTGATAATAAAAACATATGTGACGTAACACAACATAGTCTGCGTAGCCAAATTGCATATGTTTCGCAAGATATAACATTATTCAATTCATCTTTTAAAGAAAATATAAGATATGGAAGACTAGATGCAACAGATGAAGAGGTATTTAAAGCAGCTAAAAGAGCCAAAATACATGATTTTATTATTGGAACAAAGGAAGGATATAACTCTATTGTTGGAGAAAGAGGAATAAAATTATCAGGAGGAGAAAAACAAAGAATAGCAATAGCAAGAGCAATAATAAAAAATCCCAAGATATTTATATTCGATGAATCAACATCATCTTTAGATACAAGAATAGAAAAAAATATACAAGAAAATATAAGCGAAATTTCTGAAGGAACAACAACTATAATAATTGCTCACAGATTATCTACAATTGTCGCTGCAAAGCAAATTATAGTATTTGAAAATGGAACAATTATCGAGTATGGAAACCACAAAGATTTAATACAAAAACAAGGAGCTTACTACGATATGTGGCAAGCTCAAAAAAATCATTAG
- the icd gene encoding isocitrate dehydrogenase translates to MREISVVYGDGIGPEIMDSVIKIMKHAGADIKFSTVEMGIKFYEKGIQTGIPDSAWENINRTKVVLKAPITTPQGQGVKSLNVTMRKKLGLYANVRPCISFIDKSKNIDVVIIRENEEDLYAGIEYKDTYDSNLTAKTITYTASERICRYAFEYAKKNNRKKVTCFIKDNIMKLTDGTFHKAFDYVASLYPDIKNDSLIVDIGTARLAKYPERFDVIVTENLYGDIISDVVAEISGSIGISGSANIGSNYAMFEAVHGSAPDIAGKNIANPSALLNAAINMLYYLSQDEIAKKIQNAWLHTIENGMHTVDLYDENHSKKKLSTTEFTDEICKNIDTNIKNYDMSPMKCDLLNKSDLNDRFKSLISETMQSTPKHLVGVDLCLQWNSDMINELLKKIEEFNTLSGFVLCNISIKGLSLWPEKTIEDPMFTDTVVCRFIADKDQLIKHGDILDLMHQFLDKDIEVTRMYKLYIYGDRYGFRV, encoded by the coding sequence ATGAGAGAAATTAGTGTTGTTTATGGCGATGGAATAGGTCCAGAAATAATGGATTCCGTTATAAAAATAATGAAGCATGCTGGTGCAGATATAAAATTTAGTACTGTTGAAATGGGTATTAAATTTTATGAAAAAGGAATACAAACTGGAATTCCAGATAGTGCATGGGAAAATATTAATAGAACGAAAGTAGTTTTAAAAGCACCAATTACCACTCCTCAAGGACAGGGGGTCAAAAGTTTAAATGTCACCATGAGAAAGAAATTAGGTTTATATGCAAATGTAAGACCTTGTATATCTTTTATTGATAAAAGCAAAAATATTGATGTAGTCATAATAAGAGAAAATGAAGAAGATTTATATGCTGGAATAGAGTATAAAGATACTTATGACTCAAATCTTACTGCTAAAACGATAACTTATACTGCTTCAGAAAGAATATGTAGATATGCTTTTGAATATGCAAAGAAAAATAATCGTAAAAAAGTTACATGTTTTATAAAAGATAATATCATGAAACTTACAGATGGGACTTTTCATAAAGCATTTGATTATGTTGCTTCTTTATATCCTGATATAAAAAATGATAGTTTAATTGTTGATATAGGAACAGCTAGGTTAGCTAAATACCCTGAAAGATTTGATGTTATAGTCACAGAAAATTTGTATGGAGATATTATATCGGACGTTGTTGCAGAAATATCTGGTTCTATTGGTATATCTGGTAGTGCAAATATAGGTAGTAATTATGCAATGTTTGAGGCTGTACATGGTTCAGCGCCAGATATTGCTGGAAAAAATATTGCTAATCCTTCTGCTTTACTTAATGCTGCTATTAATATGCTTTATTATCTTTCACAGGATGAAATTGCTAAAAAAATTCAGAATGCATGGCTCCATACTATAGAAAATGGTATGCATACAGTGGATCTCTATGATGAAAATCATAGTAAAAAAAAGCTTTCTACTACAGAATTTACTGATGAAATATGCAAAAATATTGATACAAATATTAAAAATTATGATATGTCTCCTATGAAATGTGATTTATTAAATAAATCAGATCTCAATGATAGATTTAAATCTCTAATATCGGAGACAATGCAAAGTACTCCCAAACATTTAGTAGGAGTAGATTTATGTCTTCAGTGGAATTCTGATATGATAAATGAATTATTGAAAAAAATAGAAGAGTTCAATACTTTATCAGGTTTTGTATTATGCAATATTAGCATAAAAGGTCTTTCTTTATGGCCAGAAAAAACTATAGAAGATCCAATGTTTACCGATACTGTTGTATGTAGATTTATAGCTGATAAAGACCAATTAATAAAGCACGGTGATATACTTGATTTAATGCATCAATTTTTAGACAAAGATATCGAAGTCACTAGAATGTATAAATTATACATTTATGGAGACAGATATGGCTTCAGAGTTTAA
- a CDS encoding transporter → MIPLYCNIFIGYIAKKLISVEAESMIRFSLYILAPIILFAAITKLENSSQYVSLPLLIFTISSLLCYVVYKVNNIFYQDGMRNIVAYSSGSSNTSQLGLPIAMLVLDKESISIYIIGYLGMIIFENTYGFYIAAKGNFPISYCIKRVLKLPAMYSILLGLIANFFDVKVPSLFSGFIDNIRSTYIVLGLCSLGIAVAQINKIEIDWKCIFITTVVKYVFWPILMLFLIYCDYNILHIYNNKETYIAMFCISIVPISITTMIVGASLNYQTEKLALMLLINTIAGMFYIPVALTFYQSDILQNIIFKIDHLN, encoded by the coding sequence ATGATACCCCTTTACTGCAACATATTCATTGGATATATTGCAAAAAAATTAATATCTGTAGAAGCTGAATCTATGATTAGATTCAGCTTGTATATATTAGCTCCTATAATATTATTTGCTGCAATAACCAAATTAGAAAATTCTAGTCAATACGTTTCATTACCACTCCTTATATTCACAATTAGTTCTCTTCTTTGTTACGTAGTCTATAAGGTAAACAATATATTTTATCAAGATGGTATGCGTAATATTGTTGCATATAGCTCTGGAAGCTCAAATACAAGTCAACTTGGGCTACCTATTGCAATGTTAGTATTAGATAAAGAAAGTATATCAATATATATCATTGGTTACCTTGGAATGATAATTTTTGAAAATACCTATGGTTTTTATATTGCAGCAAAAGGAAATTTTCCAATTTCTTATTGTATTAAAAGAGTGCTAAAATTACCAGCTATGTATTCAATATTATTAGGTTTGATAGCAAATTTTTTTGATGTAAAAGTACCTTCATTATTCAGTGGATTTATAGACAATATAAGAAGTACCTATATTGTTTTAGGTCTATGTAGCTTAGGAATAGCAGTTGCTCAGATAAATAAAATAGAAATAGACTGGAAGTGTATTTTTATCACCACAGTAGTGAAATATGTATTTTGGCCAATATTAATGCTCTTTCTAATATATTGCGATTACAACATATTGCATATATATAATAACAAAGAAACATATATCGCAATGTTTTGTATATCAATAGTGCCAATTTCTATAACAACAATGATTGTAGGTGCTTCTCTAAATTATCAAACAGAAAAATTAGCTCTAATGTTATTAATAAATACTATAGCAGGTATGTTTTATATACCAGTTGCATTAACTTTCTATCAATCTGACATATTGCAAAATATTATCTTTAAAATTGATCATCTAAATTAG